From a single Schistosoma mansoni, WGS project CABG00000000 data, supercontig 0144, strain Puerto Rico, whole genome shotgun sequence genomic region:
- a CDS encoding myoglobin 1, putative has translation MTAVTQSQVDHLITELEPQVDTEAHQEELGLKVYECFLKARPEYICKFSRLQGLDVSNFAQSEGLKYYARTFVSALLPMIKAAANKCELDKLCLNEAVVHRNRQVNEQIFLDSLPIFIDFFNNYINDQQNKETMSKILTYVFKTIGSQI, from the exons atgACTGCTGTTACCCAATCTCAAGTAGATCATTTGATAACTGAATTAGAACCGCAAGTGGACACAGAAGCACATCAGGAGGAACTAGGCTTAAAAGTGTATGAATG CTTTCTAAAGGCTAGAccagaatatatttgtaaattttCAAGACTTCAAGGACTTGATGTTAGTAATTTTGCACAATCAGAAGGGCTCAAGTACTATGCAAGAACTTTTGTTTCGGCTCTTTTGCCGATGATTAAAGCTGCAGCAAATAAGTGTGAATTAGATAAACTTTGCTTGAATGAAGCTGTTGTGCACAGAAATCGTCAAGTTAACGAACAAATATTTCTA gaTTCTTTGccaatatttattgatttttttaacaATTACATCAATGATCaacaaaataaagaaacaatgaGTAAAATATTGACTTACGTTTTTAAAACAATCGGTTCTCAAATTTAA